Proteins encoded in a region of the Xylocopa sonorina isolate GNS202 chromosome 11, iyXylSono1_principal, whole genome shotgun sequence genome:
- the LOC143429283 gene encoding uncharacterized protein LOC143429283 codes for MSRVPLAIEANTNVHSDYSLQLNRWQLKLIGVWPASPATPKLQRIVSVISNVVCYSFLLFTWIICVLHLLLELDIVYVKLGTVGALSHWFVSYVTYTTLLLRGNDIRNFVLQIEKDWRTVTKENHQEVMLKYAKLGRYVATFCTVFMQGGFLGFCFVTALSTQEIQVGNVTKTVHLIPFPVYKKFLNYEEDPMNRIVFAIETFAIFVANSCTAGSYSLAAVLAAHACGQLSVIKIQLTEFVDASGNQKMKKKKNVLGKIGMIVEHHLRTLDFIASIEKLMNRIYFFEFFRCMFALCITGYMFLMDLANHNIKNMATLATCVVSLCFNIFIMCYISELLTDQCKDIGDIIYATKWYDLPNKMILDLILIIVRSNLVAEMTAGKIVHLSIRVFGNLLSPGNKNHFRIYKFNAADVMVKSVHRKFTCRFQKHEIQEML; via the exons ATGTCACGTGTACCACTTGCAATAGAGGCAAATACCAATGTCCACAGTGACTACAGTCTCCAGCTGAATCGATGGCAATTAAAACTGATTGGCGTCTGGCCAGCGTCACCTGCTACCCCGAAACTCCAAAGAATCGTTTCCGTTATTTCGAATGTCGTCTGCTACAGCTTCCTGCTGTTCACCTGGATCATCTGCGTGCTGCATCTACTCCTGGAACTGGATATCGTGTACGTAAAATTGGGAACCGTAGGAGCGCTTAGTCACTGGTTCGTCAGCTACGTAACGTACACCACTCTGTTGCTGCGAGGTAACGACATACGTAACTTCGTGCTACAAATAGAGAAGGACTGGCGAACGGTGACCAAAGAGAATCACCAGGAAGTGATGCTCAAGTACGCGAAATTGGGTCGCTACGTGGCGACGTTCTGCACGGTCTTCATGCAGGGTGGCTTTCTGGGATTTTGCTTCGTCACTGCGCTGAGCACGCAGGAGATTCAAGTAGGAAACGTAACGAAAACGGTGCACCTTATACCGTTTCCTGTGTACAAGAAGTTTCTGAACTACGAAGAGGACCCCATGAATAGAATCGTCTTCGCCATTGAGACCTTCGCGATTTTCGTTGCCAATTCCTGTACAGCTGGATCTTACAGTCTAGCGGCGGTTCTGGCTGCGCACGCTTGCGGTCAATTAAGTGTGATTAAGATACAACTTACTGAGTTTGTCGATGCCTCGGGAAACcagaaaatgaagaaaaagaagaacgtTCTCGGGAAAATTGGCATGATCGTGGAACATCATCTAAGAACGCTGGA TTTCATTGCGAGTATCGAGAAACTGATGAACAGAATAtattttttcgaattttttAGATGCATGTTTGCTTTGTGCATAACTGGATACATGTTTCTTATG GATTTAGCTAATCACAATATCAAAAATATGGCTACATTAGCTACCTGCGTGGTATCGCTTTGTTTCAACATTTTCATAATGTGTTATATCAGTGAACTACTGACGGATCAG TGCAAAGATATTGGCGATATAATTTACGCGACAAAGTGGTATGATTTACCTAATAAAATGATTCTTGATCTAATTTTGATCATCGTTCGTTCCAATTTGGTGGCTGAGATGACGGCAGGGAAAATTGTCCATTTATCCATTCGCGTTTTTGGCAAT CTTCTTTCTCCAGGCAATAAAAACCACTTTCGCATATATAAATTTAATGCGGCAGATGTTATGGTGAAATCCGTTCACAGAAAATTCACTTGTAGATTTCAAAAACATGAAATACAGGAAATGCTATGA
- the LOC143428966 gene encoding odorant receptor 4-like, with amino-acid sequence MTNKSMVAEMDLSHSDYSLQLNRWLLKPIGAWPASSSTSRRERIVSILLNVICYCSMLPTAILSLLYLLLEHDSFYMKLKMTAPVSHWFFSSVNYTTLLRRSKEIRYWMEHMEADWRTVTREEDRKVMLKNAQFGRYVATFCAAFMQSGILGFCFVTALNTEEIRVGNETRIVHALPCLVYKKLVNVDESPMNEIVLFMQVFSVFIANSSTVGTYSLAAVSAAHACGQLNVVMLWITEFVNESRKQKKSIAFKEIGMIVEHHLRTLNFVSCTEAVLNRIYFLELFRCIIDICIIGYCILVDWADHDVQTLTTYFLIFTSISFNIFIMCFIGEIITEQCKKIGDVVYMSNWYYLPDKMVLDLVLIIVRSSAVVNITAGKFVRMSVDTFGHVMKTSFAYLNVLREMTR; translated from the exons ATGACGAATAAATCCATGGTCGCAGAGATGGATCTGAGTCACAGCGACTATAGCCTTCAATTGAATCGATGGCTTCTGAAACCGATCGGCGCCTGGCCTGCATCGTCCTCCACCTCGAGGCGAGAGAGGATCGTCTCGATCTTACTGAACGTCATCTGTTATTGTTCCATGTTGCCCACCGCGATTCTTTCCTTACTCTATCTACTTCTAGAACACGACAGCTTCTACATGAAACTGAAAATGACCGCTCCTGTTAGCCATTGGTTTTTTAGCAGCGTGAATTACACCACGCTGCTGAGACGGAGCAAAGAGATACGATACTGGATGGAGCACATGGAAGCAGACTGGCGAACGGTGACCAGGGAGGAGGATCGAAAGGTGATGCTGAAGAACGCGCAATTCGGACGCTACGTGGCGACGTTTTGCGCTGCCTTCATGCAAAGTGGCATTCTGGGCTTCTGCTTCGTGACGGCTCTGAACACGGAGGAAATTCGTGTTGGAAACGAAACGAGAATCGTGCACGCGTTACCTTGTTTGGTGTACAAGAAGCTGGTGAACGTCGACGAGAGTCCCATGAACGAGATCGTTCTTTTCATGCAAGTATTCTcggtattcattgccaattccAGCACTGTGGGTACGTATAGTCTAGCTGCTGTTTCCGCTGCTCACGCTTGCGGTCAGTTGAACGTGGTTATGTTGTGGATCACGGAGTTTGTGAACGAATCGAGGAAGCAGAAAAAATCGATTGCTTTCAAGGAGATTGGAATGATCGTGGAGCATCATTTGAGGACGTTGAA CTTCGTATCCTGTACGGAAGCAGTGTTGAATCGTATAtattttttagaattatttagatGTATAATTGACATATGCATAATTGGATACTGCATTCTTGTG GACTGGGCTGATCACGATGTTCAAACTCTAACCacgtattttctaattttcactTCAATTTCCTTCAACATTTTTATCATGTGTTTCATTGGTGAGATAATAACAGAACAG TGCAAGAAAATTGGCGATGTGGTTTACATGTCGAACTGGTATTACTTACCCGACAAAATGGTCCTCGACTTGGTCTTGATCATCGTTCGATCGAGTGCAGTAGTTAACATCACTGCTGGGAAATTTGTTCGTATGTCGGTTGACACGTTTGGCCAC GTGATGAAAACCAGTTTCGCATATTTAAACGTGTTGAGAGAAATGACAAGATAA
- the Or35 gene encoding odorant receptor 35, giving the protein MYSVQMNRWILKPIGVWPNSLCVTTTEKINSAILALISCFLIGFLLVPCALCTLLDKTNDLDTKIKMIGPLSFCVMAAIKYYILISRGSKIGKCVEEIRSDWARTRELDRQEDNQIMRDSARIGRSLVIFCAGFMYSGGLFYTTVMPLCTRRTEMIGNETVRSQAFPIYRGLLDPRTSPSFEIVQLMQCLAGFVIYSITVGACSLAAVLVMHACGQFRILVTKLNKLVGGIIGEKDLDTHNKRLSNIVEHHLQILSFISEIEALLNEICFVELVGCTMNICFLGYYLLTEWEQNETIGTLTYCTLLVSFTFNIFILCYIGEILSEQCGKIGLSAYMIDWYRIPGKKALSLMLICAMSNTSKKLTAGKLVELSLSSFCSVVKSSLAYLSLLRTLTT; this is encoded by the exons ATGTACAGCGTGCAGATGAATCGCTGGATACTAAAACCGATTGGCGTCTGGCCTAATTCCTTATGCGTCACTACAACAGAGAAAATCAATTCCGCGATCCTCGCGTTAATCAGCTGCTTTCTGATCGGATTCCTCCTCGTACCTTGCGCCCTCTGCACTTTGCTAGACAAGACGAACGATCTGGACACGAAGATCAAAATGATCGGTCCACTCAGTTTCTGCGTGATGGCCGCGATCAAGTATTACATTCTCATCTCGCGTGGCTCGAAAATCGGCAAGTGCGTCGAGGAAATTCGAAGCGATTGGGCTCGAACTCGAGAATTAGATCGACAAGAGGACAACCAGATCATGAGAGACAGCGCGAGGATTGGTCGATCTTTGGTGATCTTCTGCGCTGGTTTCATGTATTCTGGTGGACTATTCTACACCACTGTGATGCCATTGTGCACGAGACGCACGGAAATGATTGGCAACGAGACGGTGAGATCTCAAGCGTTCCCGATCTATCGTGGCCTCCTCGATCCGCGCACCAGCCCCTCGTTCGAGATCGTGCAACTGATGCAATGTTTGGCTGGGTTTGTGATATACTCCATCACTGTTGGGGCCTGCAGTCTGGCTGCTGTGCTCGTCATGCACGCCTGTGGACAATTTAGAATCCTGGTGACGAAATTGAACAAGTTGGTCGGTGGGATCATTGGCGAGAAGGATTTGGACACTCATAATAAACGATTGAGCAACATCGTCGAGCATCATTTGCAGATACTGAG TTTCATATCTGAGATCGAAGCGCTTTTGAACGAGATATGCTTCGTTGAACTGGTGGGCTGTACTATGAACATATGCTTCCTGGGATATTATTTGCTCACG GAATGGGAGCAAAATGAAACTATAGGAACGTTGACCTATTGCACGCTGCTTGTATCCTTCACGTTCAATATCTTCATATTGTGTTATATTGGTGAAATTTTATCTGAACAG TGTGGAAAAATTGGCCTGTCAGCTTATATGATCGACTGGTATCGCATCCCAGGAAAGAAAGCCCTAAGTCTGATGCTGATATGCGCCATGTCGAACACTTCCAAAAAATTAACAGCTGGAAAGCTCGTTGAACTGTCCCTAAGCAGCTTCTGCAGC GTGGTAAAGTCATCGCTGGCGTACTTGAGCTTACTCCGCACGCTCACCACATGA
- the LOC143429095 gene encoding odorant receptor 82a-like translates to MTQESVPTEKNFKDLGDYSVQFNRWFLKPIGAWPPSPTSSRLERVLSLVLNILCYSFILSTVIPCAFYILLEDEDVYSKLRMVGPLAHWSVGGVNYTLLLLRSKEIRNCVQHIQTDWKIVTRYSDQQVMLRKAKFGRFVAVFCAAFMQGGVLCYCVIKAFTTVTIEIGNKTRTLRVLPCTAYKNLIAVDTNPTNEIVLVSQFVSGFIVNSSAVGAFGLAAVFAAHAYAQLSVIMKWITELVNEWKDRKRNVRYKIGMIVERHLRVLGFIERIENVMSVICFMELFKCTLNICMIGYYILTEWVDRDVQTLVTYAVILSSMSFNIFTVCYIGEVLTEQCRKVGEVAYMTNWYYLPEKHILELSLIIVRSSLAIKITAGKLFHMSIYTYGQVMKTAFAYLNLLRQVT, encoded by the exons ATGACGCAGGAGTCCGTGCCAACAGAAAAGAACTTCAAAGATCTCGGCGATTACAGTGTGCAATTCAATCGTTGGTTTCTGAAACCGATCGGAGCCTGGCCGCCATCGCCAACAAGTTCGCGACTAGAACGAGTCCTCTCGCTCGTTTTAAACATCCTCTGCTATAGCTTCATACTATCCACCGTGATCCCTTGTGCGTTCTACATTCTCTTAGAGGACGAGGATGTCTACTCGAAGCTAAGAATGGTCGGTCCTCTAGCTCATTGGTCCGTTGGTGGAGTTAATTACACTCTATTATTACTACGAAGCAAAGAGATACGTAATTGCGTGCAACATATACAAACCGATTGGAAGATCGTAACCAGATACAGTGATCAGCAAGTAATGTTGAGGAAAGCGAAATTTGGACGATTCGTGGCCGTTTTCTGCGCCGCGTTCATGCAAGGTGGCGTTCTCTGCTACTGTGTGATAAAAGCGTTCACCACGGTGACCATCGAGATCGGCAATAAGACCAGGACCCTGCGCGTGCTGCCTTGTACAGCGTACAAAAATCTAATCGCGGTGGACACGAACCCTACGAACGAGATCGTTCTTGTTTCGCAGTTCGTCTCTGGGTTCATCGTGAACTCGAGCGCGGTTGGAGCTTTTGGACTTGCTGCTGTGTTTGCTGCTCACGCTTACGCTCAATTGAGCGTGATTATGAAATGGATCACTGAACTCGTGAACGAGTGGAAAGATCGGAAGAGAAATGTTCGCTACAAGATTGGTATGATCGTCGAACGCCATTTGAGGGTGTTGGG TTTCATAGAACGTATTGAGAATGTGATGAGTGTAATATGCTTCATGGAACTGTTCAAATGCACGCTGAATATATGCATGATCGGATATTACATCCTTACG GAATGGGTCGATCGTGATGTTCAGACTCTCGTCACATACGCTGTGATACTTAGTTCTATGAGCTTCAACATTTTTACAGTGTGTTACATTGGTGAGGTGCTAACGGAACAG TGTAGAAAAGTTGGCGAAGTGGCTTACATGACGAATTGGTACTACTTACCTGAGAAACATATTCTCGAGTTGAGTCTGATCATTGTGAGATCCAGTTTGGCTATTAAAATCACTGCTGGGAAGCTGTTTCACATGTCCATATACACATACGGTCAG GTTATGAAAACTGCTTTCGCTTATCTGAATCTGTTGCGACAAGTAACGTGA
- the LOC143429118 gene encoding odorant receptor 82a-like: MQKQRSIDNAKSVTMHHDYQKNVDLSIQWNRWLLEPIGVWPKSHNSTRIRKCFFGLIIIICYGLISFEFVSCFLYLIVEVDDAYNKLRLIGPLSFFLMSFTKYYLLSLHEDDIHECVERIKWDWKNAKYVEDRNVMVEYANYGRRLVAICVFFVYSSFAFYYIVKPISLGKIVVAEENLTFIPIAFPFSKLIADVRYSPTNEIVVSIQILTGVFIHMITSAACSLAAVFAVHACGQMKVLMTWLEHLVNGRSDMSNTVDGRIASIVSQHVRILKFLAFTEKALQQISFVEFLGCTTNLCLLGYYTIMEWNVKEITFSLSYIILIASFTFNIFIFCYIGELVAEQCKQVGEMTYMIEWHQLSGKKKLGCMLIIAMSNSSIKFTAGNMVELSISTFSDVIKTSVAFLNMLRAIT, from the exons ATGCAAAAGCAGAGGTCTATCGACAATGCGAAGTCTGTCACGATGCACCACGACTATCAAAAGAACGTCGACCTGAGCATTCAGTGGAATCGTTGGCTGTTGGAACCCATCGGTGTCTGGCCAAAATCTCACAACAGCACGCGAATACGGAAATGTTTCTTCGGGTTGATCATTATTATTTGTTACGGTTTAATCAGCTTCGAGTTCGTTTCCTGTTTCTTGTACCTGATCGTGGAGGTCGACGACGCCTACAACAAACTCAGATTAATCGGTCCACTGAGCTTTTTCCTGATGTCGTTCACGAAGTATTATTTGTTGTCGCTTCACGAAGACGACATCCACGAGTGTGTCGAGCGCATAAAATGGGACTGGAAGAACGCGAAATACGTCGAGGACAGAAACGTGATGGTAGAGTACGCGAATTATGGGAGGCGATTAGTGGCGATTTGCGTATTCTTCGTTTACAGCAGCTTCGCGTTCTATTATATCGTTAAACCTATTAGTTTGGGGAAAATAGTGGTAGCGGAGGAGAATTTGACCTTCATACCAATAGCGTTCCCCTTCTCGAAATTAATCGCGGACGTTCGTTACAGTCCCACCAACGAAATCGTCGTGTCCATTCAAATTCTGACAGGTGTCTTCATCCATATGATCACGTCAGCTGCTTGCAGCTTAGCCGCTGTGTTTGCGGTGCACGCTTGCGGTCAGATGAAGGTATTGATGACTTGGCTGGAACATTTGGTGAACGGACGCTCGGATATGAGCAACACAGTGGATGGTAGGATCGCGAGTATCGTCAGTCAACACGTTCGGATATTAAA ATTTTTAGCGTTCACAGAGAAAGCGCTTCAGCAGATATCTTTCGTAGAGTTTTTGGGCTGCACGACAAACCTGTGCCTTCTTGGATATTACACTATAATG GAGTGGAACGTAAAAGAGATAACATTTTCGCTAAGTTACATAATACTGATAGCATCGTTCACCTTCAACATTttcatattttgttatataGGCGAGCTTGTCGCCGAACAA tgcAAACAGGTTGGCGAAATGACGTACATGATCGAATGGCACCAATTGTCAGGGAAGAAAAAGCTTGGTTGTATGTTGATCATCGCGATGTCCAATTCCTCGATTAAATTTACAGCTGGAAATATGGTCGAACTATCCATTAGCACGTTCAGCGAC GTGATTAAAACATCTGTGGCGTTCTTAAACATGTTACGAGCAATCACGTAA